The genomic window CAGCTGCACCTCGTCGCGCTCGAAGGACATGCGCGCGCCCCGGCCGTAGCCGAGGCGGCGCCGGGCGAGGTCGTCCGCCACGTCCGTGGACGTGACGCGGACCCCGGCGGGGAGTCCCTCGAGGACGGCGGTCAGGGCGGGTCCGTGGGACTCACCTGCGGTGATCCAGCGCAGCACGTGGCCGATCCTCCCACAGCGCCCGCGGTCACCCCGCGTCCATCAGCCCAGAGTGGCGCTCTGCCCCTCGCACAGGTCGTCCCGCTGTGCCGCGTAGGCCACGGTCACGCAGCTGCCGCCCTCCGCTCGGACGACGGAGACGCCGGAGAGGTCAGTACCGCCGACGGCGACCACCGTCGCCCGCGTGCCGACACGGACGCGGGCCGAGCTGTTGTCATCCGCCACGTCCAGCACCAGGACCACCACGGGCGCCGCCGACCGCGTGGCGGCCGGGGAGGCCGCAGGAGCAGTCGGCTGCGGCGACGGGGCCGACGGCGTCCCGGAGGCGCTCGGCGCAGGGGCGGGGATGGGCGTCGTCGACGGGCTGCTCGTGGCGACCGGGGCGGGACTGCCGGCCGGGGCCGCAGGCAGCCCGTTGGCGTCAGGAGCACCGGTGGACGACGCGCGCGCGGCATACGCCGCGGGGACCCCGAAGGGGTCGCGCGGGCCGTGGGTGGGTGGGGTGGAGGGGCTGTCCCCAGCCACCGGCTCGGCGCTCGTAGCCCCGGAGGATGCCGGCCGAGTCCCCGTGGGTCGTCCCGTCGGAGCGGGGGTGCGCGTGGAGGCCGGCGTGCTGGCAGCCGCGGGCTGCGCACCGCCGGACGGCCCGGCACCGAGGACGTGCGGGACGACGACCAGCCCGGTCACGGCGACCCCGAGCGCCGCTAGGACGGCTGCGACCGCCAGTCGCGGCTGGGACAGACCCTGGGCAGGGGTGAGGTTCACGACCGCTCCCTCAGTTCATCGTCGTCGTCGTGGGGTGGGCACCGCCGGTCGCAGCCTCGGCTGCGGCCGCGCTACCTGCGGCAGCGGCGGCCGCACCGGCATCGGCGCCAGCAGTAGCGCCTCCCGCTGTGAACAGACGCAGGGAGACGTGACCGGAGACCTCGCCGCCGGCGGTGCCGCCCGTCTCGTTGCGCGCGAGCGCCACCGACACGATCCGGACGGCCCGCGGCAGGTCCTCGATGCGGTGGAGGTAGGCCTGCACCTGGAAGTACGAGCCCGAGACGACGACGTCGACGGGGACCTGCTGCACTCCCGCGACAGTGGAGCTGGTGCCGCCCGTCGCGTCGGTCAACGCCGTCGGCGCACCCGGTGCCAGGCTCTGCACGGAGACGCCGGCCGCGGACGCCGACGTCGTCAGCTGGCGGACCACGACCGGAAGACCGACCGTCGGCGGGATCTGGTCCGCGAGGACCTCCAGGCGGCGCTGCACGGCAGGGAGCTCGGCCGCCTGCTCCTGGAGCTTCGCCAGGTGGGCCTGCTGAGCGGCGTTCGCCTGCAGTGTCTGCGCGACGCTGCTCCGCAGGTGGCCGGTGTCCTCCTGCGCCGGATGGACCCCGAGCCAGTAGCCGCCCACTGCCAGGGCCAGGTTCCCCGCTGCGGCGAGGGCGTAGACGCGGTTCACCTCGATCACTTCCCCTTCGTGTCGAAGCGGTGCGACAGCGCCTCACCAGTGACGCTGACCGACGAGGTGAACGTGTAGGTCGCCGGCGACCCCGATGCGTCTCCCGGCACCTCCGTGGCGCTGCTCAGCCCGACACCGGTGAAGCCCGGCTGTTCGGACAGAGCGACCAACCAGCGCGAGATCGCGTCGTAGCTCACTGCTGTGCCGATGAACTGGATCGAGGCCACCGTCCCCACCGGGGTGGCGCTCGTCGCTCCACCGGCCGCGGCGCCCTGCTGCGGCGAGACGGTGAGGCTCGTGAGCCAGACCCCGGAGGGCACTCGGCGGGTCAGC from Motilibacter rhizosphaerae includes these protein-coding regions:
- the pilO gene encoding type 4a pilus biogenesis protein PilO — protein: MIEVNRVYALAAAGNLALAVGGYWLGVHPAQEDTGHLRSSVAQTLQANAAQQAHLAKLQEQAAELPAVQRRLEVLADQIPPTVGLPVVVRQLTTSASAAGVSVQSLAPGAPTALTDATGGTSSTVAGVQQVPVDVVVSGSYFQVQAYLHRIEDLPRAVRIVSVALARNETGGTAGGEVSGHVSLRLFTAGGATAGADAGAAAAAAGSAAAAEAATGGAHPTTTTMN